In the Engystomops pustulosus chromosome 2, aEngPut4.maternal, whole genome shotgun sequence genome, one interval contains:
- the HGD gene encoding homogentisate 1,2-dioxygenase: MAELKYLPGFGNEFSSEDPRCPGSLPEGQNSPQVCPYGLYAEQLSGSAFTCPRSSNKRSWLYRILPSVCHKPFEAYEQKHLTHNWDEVEPDPNQLRWKPFVVGEKKQDFVDGLYTLCGAGDAKSRNGIAIHIYTCRVSMIDRCLYNSDGDFLIVPQQGKLLILTEFGKILVEPNEICVIQQGMRFSVEVFGDSRGYVLEVFGVHFELPDLGPIGANGLANPRDFLTPVAWYEDRTVSGGYTVISKYQGKLFSAEQSFSPYNVVAWHGNYAPYKYNLDNFMVINCVAFDHADPSIFTVLTAKSLRPGVAIADFVIFPPRWGVADRTFRPPYYHRNCMSEFMGLIKGHYEAKEEGFQPGGGSLHSAMTPHGPDAECFEKASNADLAPERVAEGTMAFMFESSLSMAVTRWGLETCSRLDKDYHRCWEPLRSHFTPAQRTHK, translated from the exons TATCTTCCTGGATTTGGGAATGAATTCTCCTCCGAGGATCCCCGGTGTCCGGGGTCGTTACCCGAGGGTCAG AACTCCCCCCAGGTGTGTCCGTACGGTCTGTACGCTGAGCAGCTCTCTGGTTCTGCCTTCACCTGCCCCCGAAGCTCCAACAAGAGGAG CTGGCTGTACAGGATTCTGCCCTCCGTCTGCCACAAACCCTTCGAGGCCTATGAGCAAAAACACCTGACACATAACTGGGACGAGGTGGAGCCGGACCCCAACCAG CTGAGGTGGAAGCCGTTTGTGGTCGGAGAGAAGAAGCAGGACTTTGTGGAT GGTCTGTACACGCTGTGCGGAGCCGGAGACGCCAAGTCACGCAATGGGATCGCCATCCACATATACACCTGCAGGGTCTCCATGATTGACag GTGCCTGTACAACTCGGACGGGGATTTCCTCATCG TCCCGCAGCAAGGAAAACTCCTGATCCTGACTGAATTTGGGAAGATCCTGGTGGAACCCAATGAGATCTGTGTGATCCAG CAAGGAATGCGCTTCAGTGTTGAGGTCTTTGGGGACTCCAGAGGTTACGTCCTTGAAGTATTTGGGGTTCACTTTGAGCTCCCCGACCTGGGACCAATAG GAGCCAACGGCCTGGCGAATCCCCGGGACTTCCTGACCCCTGTGGCCTGGTATGAGGACAGGACTGTGAGCGGAGGCTACACCGTCATCAGCAAGTACCAGGGGAAGCTCTTCTCCGCAGAGCAG AGCTTCTCCCCGTACAATGTGGTCGCCTGGCACGGGAACTACGCCCCCTACAAGTACAATCTGGACAACTTCATGGTCATTAACTGTGTGGCGTTTGACCACGCG GACCCGTCCATCTTCACCGTTCTGACCGCTAAGTCCCTCAGGCCGGGGGTGGCCATTGCAGATTTTGTCATCTTCCCTCCGCGCTGGGGGGTGGCGGATCGGACCTTCCGCCCCCCCTATTATCACA GGAACTGCATGAGCGAGTTCATGGGGCTCATCAAGGGTCACTACGAGGCCAAGGAGGAGGGGTTCCAGCCGGGGGGCGGCAGCCTGCACAGCGCCATGACCCCCCACGGGCCCGACGCCGAATGCTTCGAGAAGGCGAGTAACGCCGACCTGGCGCCGGAGCGAGTGGCTGAAGGAACAATG GCCTTCATGTTCGAGTCTTCGCTCAGCATGGCGGTGACCCGCTGGGGCCTGGAGACCTGCAGCCGCCTGGATAAGGATTATCACCGGTGCTGGGAGCCGCTGCGCAGCCACTTCACCCCCGCACAGCGCACGCACAAGTGA